The Pelagibacterium halotolerans B2 genome has a segment encoding these proteins:
- a CDS encoding cysteine hydrolase family protein, with amino-acid sequence MTAEPKPEPAEPLLMGHDASQGWLVTDTHVDMSRPSRTYRPLDIDAEPQSITIDASKTALLIVDMQNDFCTEGGWLHSRGIDITPNRKPILPLKSMIEVGRQAGIPVVWVNWGVRKDLLNIAPSLQHAHNPHANETNLGQPVPGTRSEVIARGSWGAEVVDEINPGTADYQITKHRFSAFCDCETDAVLRNLGVRTLLIAGVNMDQCVMTTLEFRSLL; translated from the coding sequence ATGACCGCCGAACCCAAACCTGAACCCGCCGAACCGCTCCTGATGGGGCATGATGCCAGCCAGGGCTGGTTGGTAACCGACACCCATGTCGATATGAGCCGCCCATCCAGGACCTATCGCCCGCTCGATATCGATGCCGAGCCGCAATCGATCACCATCGATGCCAGCAAGACAGCGCTGCTGATCGTCGACATGCAGAATGACTTTTGCACCGAAGGGGGGTGGCTGCATTCACGCGGCATCGACATTACGCCCAACCGCAAACCGATTTTACCGCTCAAATCCATGATCGAGGTGGGGCGGCAGGCGGGGATACCCGTTGTTTGGGTCAATTGGGGGGTGCGCAAAGATCTCCTCAACATCGCGCCCTCTCTCCAGCATGCGCACAATCCGCATGCCAATGAGACCAATCTTGGCCAGCCAGTGCCCGGCACGCGATCGGAAGTGATTGCCAGGGGAAGTTGGGGTGCCGAGGTGGTTGACGAGATCAATCCCGGGACGGCCGATTACCAGATCACCAAGCACCGGTTCAGCGCATTCTGCGACTGCGAGACCGATGCCGTGTTGCGCAATCTCGGTGTGCGGACCTTGCTCATTGCCGGGGTCAATATGGATCAATGCGTGATGACGACGCTCGAGTTCCGGAGTCTTCTGTAA
- a CDS encoding gamma-glutamyltransferase family protein — protein sequence MVISPHPLATRAGEEVLAKGGSAIEAAIAVNAMMAVVYPHFCGIGGDAVWLVSDGRGNETAFMGIGQAIRNGDATGPIPIRGPRSALTTAAVVDSWAHALAHWPAWHSLGDLIAPAIETAAKGFGVSSSQAYWRSLRAGETVNWSGFDALFGPGEISIQPQLARTLEAIATDGARSFYEGALADRIVAGLNTAGVPIAHADLAETRTRSVAPIGIDYRGLRLLAPPAPTQGMTTLGIMGILSHFDFSSIIEDSAEHVHLVVEAVKRAFLDRPKIADPDGQTLDLDSLLDPVRLRAKADSIGGSAMEWPHRFAPADTVYFAAVDGEGRCASVLQSIYFDWGSGVVAGDTGILWQNRGAAFDPDPDHVNGFRPGKRPFYTLNPGMALCDGKPYLLYGTQGADGQPQTLAMLLTRLIDYGRSSAEALAGGRFLLGRTFSDSRDTLKLEGQFSKAVFEQLSRRGHEVSPIPAFSPLAGQAGVVSMFENGGLSGAHDPRG from the coding sequence ATGGTGATCAGTCCTCATCCGCTTGCGACGCGGGCCGGGGAGGAGGTCTTGGCCAAAGGCGGTAGCGCAATCGAGGCCGCGATTGCGGTCAATGCGATGATGGCGGTGGTTTATCCCCATTTCTGCGGCATTGGCGGAGACGCGGTCTGGCTGGTTTCGGATGGGCGGGGCAACGAAACGGCATTCATGGGAATCGGGCAGGCGATCCGCAATGGAGACGCGACGGGCCCCATACCGATTCGCGGTCCGCGCTCTGCACTGACAACAGCAGCGGTGGTCGACAGCTGGGCGCATGCGCTGGCGCACTGGCCAGCGTGGCATTCGCTCGGCGACCTCATCGCCCCTGCGATCGAAACCGCCGCCAAGGGGTTTGGGGTTTCATCGTCGCAAGCCTATTGGCGCAGTCTGAGAGCGGGAGAGACGGTCAACTGGTCCGGGTTTGATGCTCTATTTGGGCCGGGCGAAATCAGCATCCAACCGCAGTTGGCCCGCACGCTCGAAGCCATCGCGACCGACGGCGCCCGGAGTTTTTACGAAGGGGCGTTGGCCGACCGGATCGTTGCAGGTCTCAATACGGCAGGCGTGCCAATTGCCCATGCCGATCTTGCGGAGACGCGGACGCGCAGCGTTGCGCCTATCGGTATCGATTATCGCGGGCTACGGCTTCTCGCGCCGCCTGCGCCGACACAAGGAATGACGACGCTTGGCATCATGGGCATCCTCTCCCATTTCGATTTTTCGTCGATAATCGAGGATAGCGCGGAGCATGTTCATCTGGTTGTCGAAGCGGTAAAGCGCGCTTTTCTTGACCGGCCAAAAATCGCAGACCCCGATGGCCAGACCCTCGATCTCGACAGTTTGCTCGATCCTGTGCGGCTGCGGGCCAAGGCCGACAGCATCGGTGGCAGTGCAATGGAGTGGCCGCACAGGTTTGCGCCCGCCGACACTGTATACTTCGCCGCTGTTGATGGGGAGGGGCGGTGTGCCTCCGTTCTCCAGAGCATCTATTTCGACTGGGGGAGCGGGGTCGTTGCGGGCGATACCGGCATTCTCTGGCAGAACCGGGGAGCCGCGTTCGATCCCGACCCCGATCATGTGAATGGCTTTCGACCAGGCAAACGGCCCTTTTATACGCTCAATCCCGGAATGGCGCTGTGCGACGGCAAGCCGTACCTGCTTTACGGAACGCAAGGGGCCGATGGGCAGCCGCAAACACTCGCCATGCTGCTCACCCGTCTCATCGACTATGGCCGATCATCGGCTGAGGCATTGGCGGGGGGGCGATTTCTTCTCGGTCGGACCTTTTCCGACAGCCGCGATACGCTCAAGCTCGAAGGGCAGTTCTCCAAAGCGGTGTTTGAACAGTTGTCGCGGCGCGGCCATGAGGTCAGCCCTATCCCCGCATTCAGCCCGCTGGCGGGGCAGGCCGGTGTCGTCAGCATGTTTGAAAACGGTGGATTGTCTGGTGCGCATGATCCGCGTGGCTGA